In the Flagellimonas sp. HMM57 genome, one interval contains:
- a CDS encoding DUF4271 domain-containing protein produces the protein MNPIYKTVESLDWMTIALFFSLIVLTLGKYLFQNKFLSFIILPFNNRYTVVYNKKGRLLNWFQVLLTIFQLVNFSLFLFLIQKSFSIVKLDGQLSSFFIIMGGLILFQLLKISLQYAKGFVFNTQAMISELLFNKISYLNYSSLVMFVTNVILIYIVKDSKMIISFALALIVSINIIGLVKVLKNYQKAIIPYFFYFILYLCALEIAPLVIVGSYLKD, from the coding sequence ATGAATCCTATATACAAAACTGTTGAATCCTTGGATTGGATGACCATTGCCCTTTTTTTCAGTTTGATTGTACTAACTCTGGGGAAGTATCTTTTTCAAAACAAGTTTTTGAGTTTTATCATTTTACCGTTCAATAATAGATATACCGTAGTTTACAATAAAAAAGGACGTCTTTTAAATTGGTTTCAAGTGCTTTTGACTATTTTTCAATTGGTCAACTTCTCACTGTTCCTTTTTTTGATTCAAAAAAGCTTTTCCATTGTAAAATTGGACGGACAACTTTCCTCTTTTTTTATAATTATGGGAGGGTTGATATTGTTTCAATTACTAAAAATATCACTACAGTATGCCAAAGGATTTGTATTCAATACGCAAGCAATGATTTCTGAACTACTGTTCAACAAAATCTCGTATCTCAACTATAGTAGCTTGGTTATGTTCGTAACCAATGTAATTCTTATTTACATTGTAAAGGACTCAAAAATGATTATTTCATTTGCTTTGGCCTTGATTGTTTCCATAAATATCATTGGGTTGGTCAAGGTCTTGAAGAACTATCAAAAAGCGATCATTCCCTATTTTTTCTATTTTATTTTGTACCTTTGCGCACTCGAAATTGCACCCTTAGTGATAGTTGGAAGCTATCTAAAAGATTGA